TGCACCTGTGAAATGCCGAGCCGAGCGGCAACCTCCGACTGCGTCTGGTCGCGGTAATAGCGCAGGTAGACGATGAGACGCTCGCGTTCCGACAATCCGCCGATCGCTTCGTTCAGCGCCAGCTTGTCGAACCAGCGCTCCTGGGAATCGTCGGCGATCTGGTCCATCAGCGTGATCGGGTCGCCGTCGTTTTCGAATACCGTCTCGTGAATCGACGTCGGCGGCTTGTTCGCCTCCTGGGCGAATACGACGTCCTCCGGGGTGATGCCGAGCTTGTCGGCTACCTCTTTGATCGTCGGCAGCCGCCCGAGCACCTTGGACAGCTCGTCCTTGGTTTTGCGCACCTTGTTGGCCGTCTCCTTCAGCGAGCGGCTGACCTTGAGCGTACCGTCGTCCCTCAGAAACCGCTGGATTTCTCCGATAATCATCGGCACCGCGTACGTCGAAAATTTGACGTCGTACGACAGGTCGAACTTATCGACCGATTTCAGCAGCCCGATGCATCCGATTTGAAACAAATCCTCCGGTTCGTACCCGCGGCCCATAAACCGCTGCACGACGGACCAGACAAGCCGGATATTGCACTGCACTAACGTGTCGCGCGCCACCGTATCGCCGGATTGGCTGAGCGCGATGAGCCGCTTCACCTCGGAATCGTCCAAAAACGGTTGCGCCGTTTGTTTCAAATCGACTTCCATGCGGTCAACCCCTATGCGCCTAATTGAACAGCGCCTTTTTCGATTCGATTCGCTTCGTCATCGCAATGGATGTACCCTTGCCGGGCTCGCTGTACACTTCGAAGCCGTCCATGAAATTTTCCATGATCGTAAAGCCCATCCCCGAGCGCTCCAGCTCCGGCTTGGACGTGTAAAGCGGCTGGCGCGCCAGCTCCAGATCTTCGATCCCGTCGCCGTTATCCTTGACGACAATCCGCACCACGCCGCCGCTGATCGACGCCTCGACCGTCACTTTGCCGGTTTCGTTACCGTCGTAGCCGTGGATGATCGCATTGGTGACCGCCTCGGAGACGGCCGTCTTCAAATCGTTCAGCTCCTCCATCGTCGGATCGAGCTGCGAGACGAAAGCAGCCACAGCGACGCGCGCGAACGCCTCGTTTTCCGAACGGGCGGAAAAGGTCAGCGTCATCTCATTCGTTCCGCTCATGAAACGACCTCCAGACTTGTGAGCGCTAACCGCTCGTTTTCGTGAATCGGCAATATTTTGAACAGCCCCGAAAGCTCGAACAGCCGGTATACGGCCGGATTGACGTCGCATACAACCATTTTGCCGCCCTTCGCCTTCAGCTGCTTGTACCGGCCGAGTATGACGCCGAGACCGGAGCTGTCCATAAACTGGAGGTCCTTCAAGCTCAGAATGACATGATCGCTGTTGCCCCGCAAAATCGCTTCCTCCATCTTGAAGCGGACGGAATCCGCCGTATGATGGTCCAGCTCGCCGCGCAGCCTGACGATCAGCACGTTCCGGTGATGCGATAGTTCAACCTGCAAACTCATGACCTCGTTCACTCCTTTGCGTGCACTTAAGAGGATCAGCTTGGTGTTGAACAAGCATTTCTACGGAACGGCCTTCGTTTCCTGCCGGGCGACAAAACTAGAAGCAGAGCGCTATGAGCTGACAAAAAGCGCTAAAGCGCGCCGTTCTGTTTATTCGGCGGGCAAGCGGGGCTTTGCCGGCATACGGTCCGTTCATGAAAGACCGCCCGGCGCAGCCCGTCCGCAACGAAGCGAAATGTAAGCCGGCTTTACGAGAACAGGCTTCCGCAGGTCCGTTTGAACAGCTTCCACCAGCCGGCCCGAGCCACCGACTGCGGAGCGTCCACGGCGAATTCGGTCAGCGGCTTGTCCCCTTGATAGACGATCATTTTGCCGATCGGCATATTGACCGTCACCGGCGCTTTGAGCGAATTCAGCTGCAGCTCATAGCGGATATCCTTGACCGGCGTGCCTTTTTTCAGCAGCACGCTGTACGGGTGCTTCGCCGTCAGCTTGAGCTCCGGCACGACGCCTTTCTCGACTTTGACGGTACCCATTACATCGCCTTTTTTGAAAATGGTATGGTTCATATACTGCGCGAACGAATAGTCGAGCATCCGCGAAACCTCGGCGTTGCGCGTTTTGGTGTTCGGCTCGCCCATAACGACGGCAATGACGCGAAGGCCGTCGCGCAGCGCGGTTGCCGTCAGGCAAAATTTCGCCTCGCTCGTAAAGCCCGTTTTCAGGCCGTCGGCGCCGCTGTAGAAGCGGACGAGCTTGTTCGTGTTGACGAGCCAGAACGGCTTCTCGCTCGATTTGCGCAGGTAATCCTGGTACATCCCGGTATACTTCGTAATCTCCGGATGCTTGAGCAGCTCGCGGGACATGACCGCGATGTCGTAAGCGGACGAGTAATGATTTTCAGCCGGAAGCCCGTTCGCATTCGCGAAATGGGTATTTTTCAGCCCGAGCTCGGCGGCGCGCTTGTTCATCATGTCGACAAACGACGACTCGGTGCCGGCGATTTTCTCCGCCATGGCGACCGAAGCATCGTTCCCCGATGCCAGCGCGATGCCCTTCAGCATCTCGTCGACCGTCATCTCTTCGCCCGGTTCGAGAAAGATTTGCGACCCGCCCATCGATGCCGCATATTCGCTTGTCAGCACCTTGTCGGACAGCTTGAGCCGGCCTTCGTCGAGCGCCTCCATTACGAGCAGCATCGTCATCACCTTCGTAATGCTGGCCGGCGGAAGCTTCTCATGGCTGTTTTTCTCGTAAATGATCGTCCCGCTGTCCGCATCCATCAGAATGGCCGAGCGCGCGGACTGCGCCAGGTCGTTCTGCCCGGGAGACGGCGCCGGTGCCGGTTCCTTGGCGTAAGCGGCGGCTGGCCCGCCGAATATCATCGCGGATATGCAGCTGATCAGGAGCAGCTGTTTGCAGTTGCGGTTCATTGTTGTCGTTCTCCCTCCAAAATGATGCCTGAGCGGCGCTCGCGCATCCGCCGGTTCGGCTAAATTCTCCTCATCAGTGTGGACCGTTAATGGCTAAATTATTCCAGCCGATGCATAATTCGCCGGATGAGCGGGAGGCTGCGGCAAGCCTCCGGACCTGATATAATGAATCTGTTTCCCTTGGACTTAAAATCCTGGCGGCGCGGCGGGAGACGCACACTACCGATTCATCCGTCCGCTCGGTAGAGGTTCGCAATCTCCCTCTCAAAAAAACTACGAAACGTAAGGAGACAGACACATGACGACAGGCAGAAAAAAAGAAGATTTGGACCGGCTTACGCTGCTCGGCAGCCAGGGGACGGCGTATACGTTCACCTACGATCCCGGCGTGCTCGAGACGT
This genomic window from Paenibacillus humicola contains:
- a CDS encoding D-alanyl-D-alanine carboxypeptidase family protein; its protein translation is MIFGGPAAAYAKEPAPAPSPGQNDLAQSARSAILMDADSGTIIYEKNSHEKLPPASITKVMTMLLVMEALDEGRLKLSDKVLTSEYAASMGGSQIFLEPGEEMTVDEMLKGIALASGNDASVAMAEKIAGTESSFVDMMNKRAAELGLKNTHFANANGLPAENHYSSAYDIAVMSRELLKHPEITKYTGMYQDYLRKSSEKPFWLVNTNKLVRFYSGADGLKTGFTSEAKFCLTATALRDGLRVIAVVMGEPNTKTRNAEVSRMLDYSFAQYMNHTIFKKGDVMGTVKVEKGVVPELKLTAKHPYSVLLKKGTPVKDIRYELQLNSLKAPVTVNMPIGKMIVYQGDKPLTEFAVDAPQSVARAGWWKLFKRTCGSLFS
- the spoIIAB gene encoding anti-sigma F factor, whose translation is MSGTNEMTLTFSARSENEAFARVAVAAFVSQLDPTMEELNDLKTAVSEAVTNAIIHGYDGNETGKVTVEASISGGVVRIVVKDNGDGIEDLELARQPLYTSKPELERSGMGFTIMENFMDGFEVYSEPGKGTSIAMTKRIESKKALFN
- the sigF gene encoding RNA polymerase sporulation sigma factor SigF; translation: MEVDLKQTAQPFLDDSEVKRLIALSQSGDTVARDTLVQCNIRLVWSVVQRFMGRGYEPEDLFQIGCIGLLKSVDKFDLSYDVKFSTYAVPMIIGEIQRFLRDDGTLKVSRSLKETANKVRKTKDELSKVLGRLPTIKEVADKLGITPEDVVFAQEANKPPTSIHETVFENDGDPITLMDQIADDSQERWFDKLALNEAIGGLSERERLIVYLRYYRDQTQSEVAARLGISQVQVSRLEKKILQSIRDQIAQ
- the spoIIAA gene encoding anti-sigma F factor antagonist, with the protein product MSLQVELSHHRNVLIVRLRGELDHHTADSVRFKMEEAILRGNSDHVILSLKDLQFMDSSGLGVILGRYKQLKAKGGKMVVCDVNPAVYRLFELSGLFKILPIHENERLALTSLEVVS